A genomic stretch from Lepisosteus oculatus isolate fLepOcu1 chromosome 7, fLepOcu1.hap2, whole genome shotgun sequence includes:
- the LOC102687229 gene encoding transcriptional enhancer factor TEF-3 isoform X2 has protein sequence MYGRNELIARYIKLRTGKTRTRKQVSSHIQVLARRKAREIQVKLKDQAAKDKALQSMATMSSAQIISASAFQNKITLQGLPRPAYPSATGFWHGALPGQPTASEDVKPFSQHNYTIQGTGPPTITGYESTVGLTASPAAPSWQGRSIGSCKLRMLEFSAFLEHQQDPDTYNKHLFVHIGQSNPTFSDPYLEAVDIRQIYDKFPEKKGGLKELFEKGPSNAFFLVKFWADLSMNIQDDSGSFYGVSSQYESSENMIITSSTKVCSFGKQVVEKVETEYARFENGRYVFRIHRSPLCEYMINFIHKLKHLPEKYMMNSVLENFTILQVVTNRDTQETLLCIAYVFEVSTSEHGAQHHIYRLVKD, from the exons GGCGAAATGAGCTGATAGCAAGATACATAAAGCTGCGAACAGGAAAGACCCGAACAAGGAAACAG GTGTCTAGTCACATTCAGGTGCTGGCTCGACGGAAGGCCAGGGAAATCCAAGTTAAGCTTAAG GACCAGGCAGCCAAGGACAAGGCTCTACAGAGCATGGCCACCATGTCCTCTGCCCAGATCATCTCTGCCTCTGCCTTCCAGaataaaataacattgcagGGGCTGCCCCGTCCGGCTTACCCCTCTGCAACTGGG ttTTGGCATGGAGCACTACCAGGACAACCAACAGCTTCTGAAGA TGTCAAGCCTTTCTCACAACATAACTACACCATTCAAGGAACTGGGCCACCTACAATAACAG GGTATGAGAGCACAGTAGGCCTCACAGCATCCCCTGCTGCACCCTCCTGGCAGGGTCGGAGCATCGGGAGCTGCAAACTCCGCATGTTGGAATTCTCCGCTTTCTTGGAGCATCAGCAAGACCCTGACACA TACAACAAGCATTTGTTTGTCCACATTGGCCAGTCCAACCCAACGTTCAGTGACCCTTACCTGGAAGCTGTTGACATCCGGCAGATTTATGATAAATTCCCAGAGAAGAAAGGAGGCCTCAAAGAGCTGTTTGAGAAGGGACCCTCCAATGCGTTCTTCTTGGTCAAGTTTTGG GCCGATCTGAGCATGAACATCCAAGATGACAGTGGCTCCTTCTATGGCGTTTCTAGTCAGTACGAGAGCTCAGAAAACATGATCATCACCTCTTCAACCAAAGTGTGCTCCTTTGGCAAGCAAGTGGTGGAAAAAGTGGAG ACAGAGTATGCGCGGTTTGAAAACGGACGCTATGTGTTTCGGATCCATCGCTCTCCGCTTTGTGAATACATGATCAACTTTATCCATAAGCTGAAGCACCTTCCAGAGAAATACATGATGAACAGTGTGCTGGAGAACTTCACTATCCTACAG GTAGTGAcaaacagagacacacaggagaCACTACTTTGCATCGCCTATGTGTTTGAAGTATCCACCAGTGAACATGGTGCTCAGCATCACATCTACAGGCTTGTCAAAGACTGA
- the LOC102687229 gene encoding transcriptional enhancer factor TEF-3 isoform X4 — MLHIGGVKYLEKRYISDQAAKDKALQSMATMSSAQIISASAFQNKITLQGLPRPAYPSATGFWHGALPGQPTASEDVKPFSQHNYTIQGTGPPTITGYESTVGLTASPAAPSWQGRSIGSCKLRMLEFSAFLEHQQDPDTYNKHLFVHIGQSNPTFSDPYLEAVDIRQIYDKFPEKKGGLKELFEKGPSNAFFLVKFWADLSMNIQDDSGSFYGVSSQYESSENMIITSSTKVCSFGKQVVEKVETEYARFENGRYVFRIHRSPLCEYMINFIHKLKHLPEKYMMNSVLENFTILQVVTNRDTQETLLCIAYVFEVSTSEHGAQHHIYRLVKD, encoded by the exons atgctgcacattggtggagtgAAGTatctagaaaagcgctatataagt GACCAGGCAGCCAAGGACAAGGCTCTACAGAGCATGGCCACCATGTCCTCTGCCCAGATCATCTCTGCCTCTGCCTTCCAGaataaaataacattgcagGGGCTGCCCCGTCCGGCTTACCCCTCTGCAACTGGG ttTTGGCATGGAGCACTACCAGGACAACCAACAGCTTCTGAAGA TGTCAAGCCTTTCTCACAACATAACTACACCATTCAAGGAACTGGGCCACCTACAATAACAG GGTATGAGAGCACAGTAGGCCTCACAGCATCCCCTGCTGCACCCTCCTGGCAGGGTCGGAGCATCGGGAGCTGCAAACTCCGCATGTTGGAATTCTCCGCTTTCTTGGAGCATCAGCAAGACCCTGACACA TACAACAAGCATTTGTTTGTCCACATTGGCCAGTCCAACCCAACGTTCAGTGACCCTTACCTGGAAGCTGTTGACATCCGGCAGATTTATGATAAATTCCCAGAGAAGAAAGGAGGCCTCAAAGAGCTGTTTGAGAAGGGACCCTCCAATGCGTTCTTCTTGGTCAAGTTTTGG GCCGATCTGAGCATGAACATCCAAGATGACAGTGGCTCCTTCTATGGCGTTTCTAGTCAGTACGAGAGCTCAGAAAACATGATCATCACCTCTTCAACCAAAGTGTGCTCCTTTGGCAAGCAAGTGGTGGAAAAAGTGGAG ACAGAGTATGCGCGGTTTGAAAACGGACGCTATGTGTTTCGGATCCATCGCTCTCCGCTTTGTGAATACATGATCAACTTTATCCATAAGCTGAAGCACCTTCCAGAGAAATACATGATGAACAGTGTGCTGGAGAACTTCACTATCCTACAG GTAGTGAcaaacagagacacacaggagaCACTACTTTGCATCGCCTATGTGTTTGAAGTATCCACCAGTGAACATGGTGCTCAGCATCACATCTACAGGCTTGTCAAAGACTGA